The sequence ttaataaagtAAGAAAAGATGACTTATTTGTTTGAGTGGAGGTGTAATTGGGTCACTTGGCTTGAAACCAAATCTGCCCTCCTTGTACCGCATACCAAGTGCAACAAGAATCTTAGACAGGtggcctccaggatacaatgactattaCCCGGTCCCAGTGGTTCACTCACCGTACATGGGTTTGAACTAGCGTGCAGAACTTAACCgaagtgagttgactcggtggaGAACTCAGTTGGCAGAAATCGTTAGTGCGAGTATACTCTCACTCCTCACATAGACCCGGACCCGGCCCGGAACAGAGTGCACGCATGCACGGCTATGGTTCGGCTTGGCGCACGCACGCATGTGTGGTCAATTACTCTCACTCCTCGGGGCTTAGGCTCCATACAAAAATCAATTTTCATATACTTGGGTTTTTCTTTGATTCTATTTGATGTGGGATAAGAGAAATACACTAAAAACAAAACACTTAATAAAAAGAAATATGaaaacaaaattttgaattttgaaacaaaattattttaaaattctatTTAAATACAACAAGTTTACCGGGTTGAGACTACTCAAAATATTGAGGTATGATCAATTGTCATACCATATGCCAACTGTCCATAGCTAGGATCTCATTCTACCTTCATGGTAATAGAGAATGCAGATATTGAGATGGCTAATGGCTTGATGATGGACTGTCAAGATCATCTTTCAggctttttaatttaaaaaataaaaaaattaataaattcaaaattaaatcataaatttgCTTCTTATCTTTTTAAATGCaaaattactaattaaacttTTGTATTCAAGTTTACCCAATAAATCAGTTTTGATAGATAAAATTGCTAAATTGTTTAATCTATCTTGAGACATAATTGTtcgtaaataattttttataatctttagttttgaaaacttcttTTTGCAGATGCAACTGTAACAAGTATGGTAAATAGTATTTTATATGTAAAAAACAATTTGGAAAGCAATCTAGTTCTTTTATTAGTTTTTAGAAAAATgacgttagaatttaatttttttagaacTTAATTAGTAATAAAGTAGGTAGTTatggtcctaggttttaggagaaaaatttattgagaatgatactattattttgaaaagatacGATAGAGTTAGATCATTATTATCGATAgtgctagtttctaggatttgctttttattttcaatttcaaatttgtaaactaatttttagatgttcttattttgtaggctttttaataagttttattttaaaaaatttaagctttttttcttctttgaaattttaattttactatAATATAGGACCTTTATAATTAAGAAACTTTAATTTTGTTATAATATAGGGCTAACATAATTAGGAAGCCTTAGGCGATTGCCTCACCTGCAGATATTGAGATGGCTAATGGCTTGATGATGGACTGTCAAGATCATCTTTCACAGTACTATCATCTATGATACCATAAAGAAGTGTCTACGAATGTAAATGGCTCTTTTCTCAACATCCAGTGAAATGAGAGGAGAGAAGTGTTGTATTTATaaagttaattttttaatttcaattgTAACTCAAGAGTAAATAAGTTATAAATATTTATAAGTATAATCACGACATGCTTCCCAACGTGACATTGACAACTATGTCTTTGAAAACTTTATCACTTAACCCAAGGAGAAAAGCTTTAaaattgttgggcccactatgatatttgtgtcttatccacaccttccatcccttctaccatatcattttagggaattttgccaaaaaaattggcagatccaaatctcaagtgggccacactaatggaaacagtgagaattgaatgcctaccattgaaaatttctaaggccccataaattttggatcaagctcatatgttTTGGTGGCCCTTTATCCAtgactatgtgaccttatgaacaggttggatgacaaatagacatcactgtgggccctagggaggaaacaattttcaacggtgggtggcTCTATGACCACTGTTTCtcgaggtgtggtccacttgagctttagatttgccacatttttggactcatgccctaaaatgtgtgAACTTTAGGCAATGCTTATGTGATTTGAAGACCACTGCTAATAGCTTTTAAGATTTAAGATCTTCAAACTAGGGGATTATCTTGGTCCGTGGTTCATGCACAATTCTTATTAGTAGATTGACAGTTTGGATGAAGCATGGGCCTCGCATGTGGGAACTTTAGGCCGTAGCATGCCATAAAAGGTACATTTCCTCTCAAGGGAATGCGATAATTCCTCATCTTTTTAACAACACGTACTCCTGTAAGTGTGGCAATGAGATAATAattttagtactctttttcccGTCCAGAGCAGAGCCTGTTCTGATTCATGGAAAGGATAGGAAAGGAGACATTGTTTCCTCTAAAACTTTCTATTATTTTTCAAGCCTTTCTTGTTGGGAATTTGTAAACACCATTTTCACTTTATATCTTTActgaaaaataaacaaaatctaTTTTCCTACTTCCACCCCTAAGTTATTTTGGGACAACGGAGAAAGAAATGGACTTATTTGGGGCTAAAGCCAATGTACCACAATCCATCTTCAATGACTCCACACGTGCCAATGTCCCAATGTGCCAAATgagccattgtccatcttcaatttTTCTCTACTAGTGCCACTATGCCACCACCAATGTGCTACATATGCCACAATCTATCTTTTCTTGTGCCACCTGTACAAGAGGCCCACATGTGATAATATGCCACACGTGCCACCATACATCTTCTCTTGCactccacatgtgccacatgtaccaccattTATCTTCTCTTGTGCCCTACGTGTGCAAAGTGCcccacatgcaccaatgtgccacatgtaccatcATCTATCTTTACTCACTCTACATGTGTCATTGTGTCAATGTACTAATGTGCACAAGTGCTCCCACAAGGCCATAAGTGCCCAGATGTGTCAATTGTGCCAATATGTGCCTTGTGCATATGTGCCATCATGCAACTTCAATCACCACACGTCTACCAAGTGTGCCACAATTCAGGTTCAAATGCCCCACATATGCCTTGTATGCCACATATTCCATGATCTATCTTTGCACATCTCACATGTAcctgttagacaggccacatgccttgtataccttgtataactagtatacCTTCTATAGTTCATTTCTATAGATAGATGATTctgtttttatcatttaccttgtatagatgactgtagatctctatatattcaaccctttaagttgtctcaaatacaagaaAACCAATCGTCTTCTCTcagttttcatggtatcagagccataccGATCCAAATCCAGTACCTCCTTTGTCATCGGCAGCACCCCCTGACAGATTCGGCCCTTGCCGCGTCACATAGCCCCGTCCGACCATCCCTGCCCCGTCACACAACCCGTCCGACCACCCTGTTGCTATGTCAGGCCACCCCTACTGCTGCGTCCGGCCACCCCTACTGCTGCGTCCGGCCACCTCTGCTGCTCCGGCCGCCGCCGCCGCTGTTGCATCCGGCCACCTCTGCTGCTCCAGCCGACCCTGCTGCTGCGTCCGGCCAACCCTGCTGCATCCGGCAGCCCCTGTTGTTGTGTTCGGCCATCCCTTGGGTAGCTCCTTCTGCTATTGTTGTTGCCGTTCTATTGCTGTCGCTACGACCAGCTCTTCTGCTGTAAGGTATCTCCTTCATTGGTGTGGTTTACATCACTTCAGATCTATGGACAAAGACGCCCCACGATATAGTTTCGATGGTACCAACTACAACTATGGGTCATCCACTTTCAGAGTTTCCTCAAGAGTCGtagtttgtggggactaattgatggatctgttattgTCCCCACTTCTATAAATACCAAAAAAAAGGCTGAGTGAGAAATtaaaaatggacggattattacctggattctcgattcggtcgatcggtcaaTAGTTGTTGGCCTTACGCCACATCGCACTACTagggcaatgtgggagcatcttcagacaatttatcaaccgAGAAATGCGGCTTAATTATACCGTCTGGAACAAGATCTActtcaccttactcagggtgacaaaagtattcaaacaTTCTACTCTACAATTGTTGCAATCTGGACAGaaatggctatgatggatccgaAATTTtctcatgactttaagatattccaaaccATGCACGATAATAGGCAAGTtcgacagtttcttatgaagctgcgtccgGAATCTGAAACAACtattaaaaaattttcattttcttttaccaAACAACAAATCTGAAAATAGATCATAACCTCTCAAGAAAATCTTGTTAAAAAACAAGCAAGGAAAATAATGTCCCCTTTCCCATAATTTTTTAGAAATAAGCTTTTCTGAAAAACACTATTTCTTTTTCCATGCTTTCCTCGAATCGAAACAAGCCCCCAAGGCACTCGGTCATGGCATTTGATTGCTATCATAGattcatgttaaatctttgtattctcttgtgttctcttgtgtttgcttggtgccatttGATTGCTATCATAGATCCATATAAGTGTGATTCCGTAGACCAAATCCCAACACTATAGTTGGAGGTCATGGCATTTTGGCAATTAGTGAGTAGGTGAAGGGCACGTGGGATTTTTAACTTAAGGATCCAACCAAATCCCAACACTATAGTTGGAGGTCATGGCATTTTGGCAATTAGTGAGTAGGTGAAGGGCACCTGGGAATTTTAACTTAAGGATCCAAATTCACCATTTTCAATCCCTGCGATTTTCACTATAGCAGTTGTATGTGGCAGCCTAGACTTCCAATCATGTGTAATCTGGAAACCTAGTTTGGTAACTTGGATTTTAAAAAGGCCACTTCGTAGGGAGGAGGACAAAGTAGTAATGACACTTGGAGAGGGtagaaaatcttcaaaatttgCATCCtactttttcaaaataaaaaaatggccTTGTTGAGGATTTTCAATCGTACAAGCTTTGCAATCCACCAAAAATCCCGTgggccaaataaaataaaatctttgaaTTTGATCTCAAATCCACGACTGCCTAAAATCTCTTCGGTAGATGATATGACCATTAGAATGATTgttaaaggagagagagagagagagagagagagagagagagaggcaaattTCTAAATTCTTTCAAGGTTAGGATGATACAATCACTGATGCTGCCATCATATGCATCCATCAGGTGCCACACTCACAGCTGATATCTGATAAGGCAACTCCTTTTTTCCTAGTGCTGTAAATAGCAATACAATGCAATGCCCATTGTAGATAACCACACCTTCTAGTACAAGGTCCATGTAGGTTTGGGTGGACCAGAACCAGTAAATAGGGGCAGCAATGGATCAGGCTAGGCCTGGTCCAGCATCATCCCAATCAAGCCCTAGCTCCCTAAGACCTGATCAGGCCAGTACTGGTCCATGTGAGGAAAAGAGTGAAATTATTAAAGGTTTGAAATGGTCCAAATCTAATAAATTTTCTAAGTATACCCTCAATCCACAAGGAGGCTCATCACATGGATGATTTTGTTTTGATAATAGACACATGACCCAGGGTCCAAAAAAAGCTTTTGACCTACACATGTAGGTTGCATGGAGATCTCACAAGTGTCTTGAAATTGCCCACTCATTTTTGTAtagtgacccacttgatttgatTAGGCCGAAGGGCCAGGCTCTTCATCATTGGCCCCCAGCTGGGACCGAACACCACGCCAAGATTTCAAGCCTGGCCCCACCCCTCAAGCCATGTTTAGGCTCTACAGGGCTGGACCAGCCAGCTAGCCGATTGCCACCCCATCCAGTAGGGCAGGATTTATGCTCACAGACAGACGTGGGCTGATAGGTTCCCTCCTATCAGGAAGGTGACTCACCAACAGGACAACCTAGTGGTAGTCCATGGCAGTTACCATTAGAAGGGCATTAGTTTAACTGGATTTGAGTCGAGTGCAATTAACAACAGTAGCTTGGAATGATTAAGAGAGAGAAGACATTGTTGGAGGTGATGGATAAAAGATGCggggaaaaatggatagattcaTTAATGCACACCTAATGTTTTTCTCAATTTTTATCTTGTGAACAAAAAGCAGGGAACAAGAGATGATCCTCAATCTGAGAGAGAGAACTGTTGTTGATGGAACTGCAGATAAATATGCTTCCCGTCAATTAATCTACAGCCATCGCTTCTGAACCACCACTGGCATCTTCCATGCTATTCTTTCGCTCTTCCATTGCAATCCTCAGCTCCTCTGCTAAGTTCTTCTGCTCCTCCTCTATAGTATTCTGCAATTCATCTACCTGCCGAAATGGGGGGTACAAAAACAACACAAGATGAATCACTATTCATGATATTTTGATATCACACCCAGTCTTTCTAATGTTTTACTAAGCATTCGTCTTCCAAAGAGATGCTGACAAGATCAGCAGCCCGTAACCAATAGAATGGAAAAAGGGCCTGAGATAGTTGTGTGGTTTTAAAAGAATGGGTGCCGATCATTAGTTATATCCATGATTTTGATAGAAGGCGCACTCTGTCTGCAATGTAACGTGGGTCATGGAGCTACCAAGAATCATGCCAGTTCagtttgaaatcggattgcgtactgagtaactcaatacgcttttatcatactgagtaaactctgttgggcccaccatgcatgtatgcggtttatccacgctgtccatccattttccagctcattttaggggttgagtccaaaattgaagcatatccaaagctcaagcggaccacacaacaggaaacagtgggaataatgatttctaacgttgaaaccttcctagggcccacagtgatgtttatttgtcatccaacctgttcataagatcacaaagacatgggtgaagggaaaacacaaatatcagcttgatccaaaacttctgtggatctcaagaatttttcaacggtagacgttcaattcacactgtttcccatggtgtggtccacttgagctttgaatatgcttcatttttggattcaagccctaaaattatatggtaaaatggatggacaaagtggataaaatacataaatcacggtgggccccacagtttatgCAGCAGAGTTACTCGATATGCAATCTGCTTCCGGTGAGGGTAGCAAAAACGCTGTAAAACTACTGTTAAATAAAAGTCATGAAAACAGAGGAATGCTGCCAAGGCCTGGTTGCAGGGATATCAAACTTAGGCACACATGGAAGCAAAGGCATACATGTGTGAGATACATAGGCTGTTCATCCAACTGACCCTCCATGTATGTTCCCTGACCCAAAATCAGGCCAGTTGGCTCGCCAGATGGGCCAtgtgtataaaaaaaataaaaatggacagACAAAACTAATTGATGAattagtccacattcaacatttGGACTAGAGTGGCTAGGTTTTTAAGTCAAGGAATGCGTATCCAGcttgatgaatggctcagatcatgTACACGTGCACAAGTATCATTCGCATTCCTCTCTGGAATGGGGTTTAATGTAGAAACTTGTAAAATGTTCATCATCTGTACCTTTCAAAACCATTTTTGACTGATAAACAAATTATGAAAAATGCATCAGAACCAAGATTATATTAAAATTAGAGCATCGACTATCATTTCCTATTAATTATATCCACAAGAAAACAGACACTCTTAGATAAATGCGAAACCCAACTCACCACATGCAGCAGAAGAGAGAACTGCTTCTTCCGAAGCTCCAGTGTCCTTGACCCAGCAGCATTCTCAGCCTCCAAAGAAGCAATCTCCTTCTCAAGATCCGAGATAGTTTTCTGGGTCTCTGACCTTGGCGGCTGAAGACCAATCAATCTCCTGATTGCCTCACACTCCTCCTTGTGTTGCCTCTCAATCTTACTCTCCTCAAGTTGCCTCTTCAGATCTTCGATGTCAGCCTGCGCCTGCAAGATTTGACGATGTATTTCATCCTGCAGCTCATTGAAGTTCTCCTTCTCTCGAAGGTTTGCATCAATAACCGCCTTGCTCTTAAGGAGTGGCAGCTCAAAGGTGTTCATCTCCTGTAAAAAGGCTTTGTACAGCCTCTCGCAGTCACTGTAATTGTCAGCATCCTTCTCAATATCAAGGGCAAAAGACATGAATTTTTTCTGAAGCTTCTTCAGCGGAGGTTCGCCCCTTGTGGTTGTAGTCCGAGTGAGGAGGCGGTGTCTGATTATCACATCATCTTCACGAGGATCAAAAGCATAAGGTGGAAGCATCTCTTCTCTACCAGCAACTTTTCTTCCTTTTACCAACATCTGCTCAGGATAGTTTGTTCTATTAAAACCTGGCTAGGACAAGCATAGAGTGGTCAGATAAGCACATGACAAGATGAGCGAGTTAGGAGGTAGGCATACTGAACTAAATAACTACAATGAAACCATGGTTGTATACAGGGAAGTGCCCATAACATTAGAAACTGACACAGTCATGTATGAAATTCAGTTCATCAATCAAGAGTAATGAAGAACACTATTATCAAAATATTAGATCACCACCTTTTTTTAATTTCACTTCTTTTATCAGTTATTTCACACTTTTCTtttccatctttctttcttttcttaattttggAATTCACTAAATCCTTTGGAACTGGATAAAATGACAGGTAACACAAAAGCAacctttctgttttttttttcctatacttGAGGTTATTTTTCCTTGATTCCAGTTCAGTTGAATCTCTCAAtcatatttttttgaaagatgataatttcattggaaGGCCGaagccaaaatatacaaaagaaaaaacaaaaaagacaaCAACACTACTACCAACCTGccggaaaaaaggaaaaatctaTCCTCTCCCAACATCCATTCTATTATAAACGATTTAGCCCTCCAAAAAACATCTAATGCTTTCCCCTTCTTGTTCATAAAACATCGGCCATTCCTTTACAGCCATAGAACCCATAATCCCGCTAAAACACTCAACCTCCATAACCTCTTTTCTGATTTCCCAATACCCCCACCATGCCAAACTAGAAGGAAAATGCTTTGGAAATCCTGGGTTCGACCTCTCAATCATTTAATGATACCACTTATTGAAATCTGTTTTTCATTAAACTCGGATGCTTTGATTCAAATAGATCCAAGCATGACAAGGAATCTATTCACAGCAACTGCAAAATCTCCTCATGATTTTTTGCAAGGATATTTGTGCAACCACGGATCGGCCGGCTAAGAAAGATTCTCTGAGAAGCACTTTTTGGActtcttctattttattttattttatttctatttcctttaaTAGCATATTGCCatttcatccaaaaaaaaaaaaaaaacccccccccACAAAAGCCCCTCATTTCTTTTTTCAGGTTAAATCTCATACACTCATTGCAACATGCAATAGCCCATGGATGAATCCATTGTATGTGAAATTTTACATACAATCGTTTCATCCTCATCGTGTCACATTTCTAGGAAATTCGATCTGTGCAACAGGTCAACCTACAGCGTAGATCATCTGGTATGAAAAATCAAGCTATTCACTCATCGCGTGGTTGGACCTGTTCATTGAATCATACGTGATACGtctagtgttcgaattatctccgatattatctttatctctagctcagcgatactgataacactggtagcgataccgataatggTGGTAGTATGCattgctaagtatcaccaacgtatcaatatcactacTGTAATCTCCAATATTTTCAaccatgtaaattctaggtgtcgcttatattgccaatgcatcaatatcgccaatgtatcaccaatatttccgactatgtaaattctaggtaatgcttgtatcataagtgtatcgatgatatttcaataatatcgccaacatattgatatcatcaaaattttgtttattataaaaaaaatatttcaaattttttttttttttcatgggcacatgattgtatgtagtgttcaatttgtcattgataatattgataatatctcgatattatcaatatcgcaacatgcgcgatattgagaccacaatattttgtttccttttcaattgttgataatttcttggtgaaatatcatgtgttgttggtATTCTGCAAtgtcgatggatgtttggatggttaaataggccagatgggatggttggattgacttcttacaacaacacatgcttttaaggccccattaaatggaaacttgttatgtatgcattctttttgcaatgttttttatttctaaatatgcaaatatgtacactTTAACATCTCataaagtttcgctgaaaattccactatttttcccatgtttccccgcatttccggttatcaacgatattattagcgatatcgatattgtctctgtatccctggccagcgaaacttgtagtgataccgatacttcgaacactggataCGTCCAGGTCAATTAATTTGAACATTATATTCCAACCAATGATTTGAATCAGCCTAATTTCACAGTTGATCTTCAATTCTTCACGGTGGGACTGTTTTAAATAGCGCGTAGCATGTTGTGTAGAATTCAACCctacatagcatgtagcgtaagctaaaCGACACTAggttggttggtgaatcacccaAAAGCATCAAGAAAGAAGAGTCAAGGGAGAAATCCGCTTTACTAAGAAACCAAAGATCGAATAGAATGAGCTAAAAAGATAATGCCATATGTGAAATTTTACATACAACCATTTCTTCCTCATCGTATCACATTTCTAGGAAATTTGATCTGCGCAACAGGTCAACCTACAGCGTAGATCATCTGGTATGAAAAATCAAGCTATCCACTCATCGTGTGGTTGGACCTGTTCATTGAATCATACGTTCATGTCAATTAATTTGAACATTGTATTCCAACCAATGATTTGAATCAGCCTAATTTTCACGGGTGATCTTCAGGGTGGGACAGTGTTTTGAATAGCATGTAGTGTGTTGTGTAGAATTCaaccctctatagcatgtagcgtaagctaaaCGACACTGGGTCCATTAGTGAGTCACCCAAAAGCATCGAGAAAGAAGAGTCAAGGGAGAAATCCGTTTTACTAAGAAACCGAAGGTCGAACAGAATGAGCTAAAAGATAATGTTGTAATCTTTGAGCAGCAAAGACTAGGGTAGGGCTAGGCGACGTGTTTTCAGCACGAGAGTAGTCTTCTATTTTGTaattaaaaaataggagaaaatatgataaatagtaaggaaaaaaAATCTCGAAAAAAAATTATTCACTTTTCCAATATAAGCTTGTTTAAAAAAgtaattaattatcatttatcaaaaaccaattcacaaacacacacacacacaccccaaatCAAATTAACGACTTTCCATGCAACTTTCGAAAATCTAAGCAATGCGCAGCCACAAGTACAGAAAACAAGACCACCACATTATCACATGGACACTACATAGGGCTTTCCCTCTTCTTATTACATATTCGGGCCACTCCCAATTTCCTTCTAACAacgtattcaataatggtaatggttGGTCATGAAACCGTTACATTATGGGCCATAACGtcgaaaaaaaattaagaaaaaaatattgtaaaaagaagaagagaggattcCAAACATGTATTATTATTTTGTTCTAAACAAGTTTGTGATGATGAAACAGGCTATTCTTCAGAAAGAATATTGTCTCCTTTTGCTTGATGATTTTATTAACCTAACAGGCTTAGAGTGATTGCAAAATTTCtatatttaatattctaaatattTAATATCAACGATTCAATAAAAATAAGCTTATATGAGCATAAAACTAATGATTAGATAATTATATATTTACATCACCCTTTTTCCACAAACAACCATTATATAACCATATAGGTCCATAAGATGTTAATGCATGACGTGTAAAGTGAAATCATAAGTTGTAAGTGATAAAGTATTTTGAaagtacaaaaataaatataaaaacattATTTACCAATCATGTCACCACTAGAAAGAAAATCCTTCTACTTGTGGCTGCTCAACCTCTAAGTCATCATCTGGCTAGGGCTATGGAACAGGTGCCACATATCCCTAATAATTGGAGCCAAACCATGTCAATGAAACCGAGGATGACTGACACAATTATCAATGCCACTAGATGTCTGTTGTGTTGAACCAAATAAGAATAGCCACTAGTGCCAATATAGACCCATAGTCATTGTCATAGAAATATAGCCATACCTATACTAATACTACTCGTATTATTAAGACTGCAACGACGAATGACTTAGATCCGAATCTGGATATTTATCTCCCCCATATCAACTTGTTCCATGTAGATCATATCCAAGACTAGTCTAACAATAAAGTGCCTCAGGAGCCTTTCTATATTGTCCTTGGTCATACCCATATTCATAAGCCATCTGATCTCCAACTGATGCCCCAACTCCTCTAGTGCCATTCATGCCAGCGTCACTATGATGCTCCTCCCTTGGCTACTGGTAACATTAATCACCAAACTCATTAGTCTCAAACTGTGTGGAAGGTTGTACCCCCATGTGCCACGCAACACCAAAAGCAGGACCAGGTATGTCGttgtcatcatcgtcatcatttgTCTTCGTTTCACTACTACTCTTTACTTGGGTCAAATGTTCTATAACCCTCTCCAAGACAGTTGCACAACTCTCTTGTTGGCTCATCTGTGACGCTAAGTCATGCATCTAGACTTCCTCATTGTCATCTCTTACCTGTTTCTTCCTTTGTTACAACTAAGGTAGAAGTGAGCCATCTTCATCGTAAATGTTGTCTAAGTTTATTAGACAAAAGTCAACTTCTTCAATCAGGTTTGCCACATGCTTCGCATTTCGTAATCTCAACTTCATGTTGAAATGTTATAGCCAAGCCAAACTAATATCTTGGCCCGCAACTTATTCCTTTGCTTCAAATGCATTAGTGCAAAATAGCCCCAGTTCCTCTCACAATTAAAACAAAGTTGTCTAGCTCGACTTTTACTGTTATTTTTTTTGATGTCATTACAcgtcttattggaagatgatcaacaaatttttttaaaaaaataaatttacgaTATGCACGTAATAGTAAAACTGTCAAATGCACCACTATACATCCCTAATGAAATAATTTATACAATTAAGTAATACTAATAAagcattagggtttttttttttttttggttttaaattTACCGAAGGTGTCTTAAAAATTGCCCTTTATGCAAGTAGATTGGAAAACCTGCCTTAACAAAGTCCATATATTTCCAACTATGGATAATATGTCAAAACATTCATATTGTTTTAAGCACCAAATTAATAAAATATGTATGCAATGACTAAGCCAGGACCAAGAATTAAAGACTTTAACTTACTTTGTTTAATGTCCctatttgcatatctaagtcaaTTCCCAATCTCTTTATCATATTTTTCAGTCTAAGACGAACTTCTTCATCCTCAATAAATGATGT is a genomic window of Magnolia sinica isolate HGM2019 chromosome 15, MsV1, whole genome shotgun sequence containing:
- the LOC131228165 gene encoding THO complex subunit 7B-like; translation: MLVKGRKVAGREEMLPPYAFDPREDDVIIRHRLLTRTTTTRGEPPLKKLQKKFMSFALDIEKDADNYSDCERLYKAFLQEMNTFELPLLKSKAVIDANLREKENFNELQDEIHRQILQAQADIEDLKRQLEESKIERQHKEECEAIRRLIGLQPPRSETQKTISDLEKEIASLEAENAAGSRTLELRKKQFSLLLHVVDELQNTIEEEQKNLAEELRIAMEERKNSMEDASGGSEAMAVD